The proteins below come from a single Mucilaginibacter mali genomic window:
- a CDS encoding SIR2 family NAD-dependent protein deacylase, which produces MKKIVVLTGAGISAESGLKTFRDSDGLWEGYNIEDVATPQAWARNPALVQDFYNERRKSVLEAKPNAAHFALAELEKQYEVTIITQNIDDLHERAGSANVLHLHGIITRSQSSISPNLTYPLDGWEIKMGDLCELGSQLRAHVVWFGEDVPMISKAAEICMRAELFILVGSSLAVYPAAGLVNYVRPEVPKYIVDPVIPEIQGRRVFTKIEKKASVGVSELVAELLNEH; this is translated from the coding sequence ATGAAAAAGATTGTAGTATTAACCGGTGCCGGCATCAGCGCCGAAAGCGGCTTAAAAACATTCAGGGATAGCGACGGACTTTGGGAAGGATACAACATTGAAGATGTAGCCACCCCGCAGGCTTGGGCGCGTAATCCGGCTTTGGTGCAGGATTTTTATAACGAACGCCGTAAATCGGTATTGGAGGCCAAGCCTAATGCCGCCCACTTTGCCTTAGCTGAGTTGGAAAAGCAATACGAGGTAACCATCATCACCCAAAATATAGATGACCTGCACGAGCGGGCTGGCTCCGCCAATGTGCTGCACCTGCACGGTATCATCACCCGTTCGCAAAGCAGCATCAGCCCCAATTTAACCTACCCACTGGATGGCTGGGAAATAAAAATGGGCGACCTGTGCGAATTAGGCTCACAACTCCGTGCGCACGTAGTATGGTTTGGCGAGGATGTACCGATGATCAGCAAGGCGGCCGAGATCTGCATGCGGGCTGAATTGTTTATACTTGTCGGTTCATCGCTGGCCGTATATCCGGCTGCGGGGTTGGTTAACTATGTTCGGCCCGAAGTACCTAAGTATATTGTTGACCCGGTGATTCCCGAAATACAGGGCCGGCGGGTGTTTACCAAGATCGAGAAAAAAGCGTCAGTAGGTGTATCGGAGTTGGTAGCAGAACTATTAAATGAGCATTAA
- a CDS encoding SRPBCC family protein, which produces MATLTASISGHSMADTAHINLKWPERYVSVIAGVKMGFSGLVHIFSSPVTSLFKLGTSGYLLSRGLTGHCELYEKVGKTSTEPVSIAIRTSVTIDKPREELYTFWRRLENLPLFMNHLKSVEMLDNGSSRWSLKLPVDIAALSWDAEITHDEPGELIAWSSVPGANLQTTGKVRFIDTPEPGVTLIHVVIMYHPPAGLIGATLAHLINPMFKKMVEDDIQNFKRYMDLSNSLPIAS; this is translated from the coding sequence ATGGCAACACTAACAGCTTCAATAAGCGGCCATTCGATGGCCGATACCGCACATATTAATTTAAAATGGCCCGAGCGCTATGTATCTGTAATTGCAGGCGTAAAGATGGGCTTTTCGGGTTTGGTGCATATTTTCAGCAGCCCGGTAACCAGTTTATTTAAATTGGGTACAAGCGGATATTTATTAAGCCGTGGCTTAACCGGCCACTGCGAACTGTACGAGAAAGTTGGCAAAACCTCTACCGAACCTGTAAGCATAGCCATCCGCACATCGGTAACGATTGATAAACCGCGTGAAGAACTATATACTTTTTGGCGCCGGCTGGAGAACTTGCCCTTGTTTATGAACCATTTAAAAAGTGTGGAAATGCTGGACAATGGCAGCTCCCGCTGGTCGTTAAAGCTACCGGTAGATATAGCCGCGCTTAGTTGGGACGCGGAGATCACACACGATGAGCCTGGCGAACTGATCGCGTGGTCATCAGTACCGGGTGCAAATTTGCAAACAACAGGTAAAGTACGTTTTATAGATACGCCTGAACCCGGGGTTACGCTTATACACGTAGTAATTATGTATCACCCACCCGCCGGATTGATCGGCGCTACCCTTGCCCATCTGATCAACCCGATGTTTAAGAAAATGGTGGAAGATGATATTCAGAACTTTAAGCGCTATATGGATCTGAGCAACAGCCTGCCCATAGCCAGTTAA
- a CDS encoding alkaline phosphatase family protein yields MTDCFKNLFAAAFLCLLSFTAIAQTDTTQQVAANRANSRLQQQKPYIILVSADGFRYDYAEKYHTEHLLALANSGVRAASLMPSFPSITFPNHYTLVTGLYPSHHGIISNRFYNAEHQLYYSKNSTNTGVNWYNGTPIWTLAEQQRMLSACFYWVGSEATIKGVQPTYYYHFNKDISIHNRIQDVHNWLMLSPEKRPHLITFYLPEVDQISHKKGPDAPETIKVIKYIDSVVYELTKTVAKTGLDVNFIFLSDHGMVKIPTDNPLPTPAALDTANFIITSGEGLLVNVYAKKGHENAVMQAYQQLLKNAGDNYKVFLKNNVPDSLHYGKKDDRAGHIGDIVLLANYPHIFILNSAYVEPGAHGYEPHDIKDMQATFYAWGPDFKKGVQIPTFNNVDVYAIIAKVLRLKITEKIDGNSTIADKIVIPYQNKF; encoded by the coding sequence ATGACTGATTGTTTTAAAAATTTGTTCGCAGCTGCGTTTTTGTGCCTGCTTAGTTTTACTGCAATAGCACAAACTGACACTACACAGCAGGTTGCCGCAAATAGGGCAAACAGCCGTCTACAGCAGCAAAAACCTTATATTATTCTGGTATCAGCTGATGGCTTCAGGTATGATTATGCCGAAAAGTATCATACCGAACATTTATTAGCCCTGGCCAACAGCGGCGTTAGGGCCGCCTCGCTGATGCCCTCGTTCCCATCTATTACCTTTCCTAATCACTATACGCTGGTTACTGGTTTGTACCCGTCTCATCATGGCATCATCAGCAACCGGTTTTATAATGCTGAACATCAGTTATATTACTCGAAAAATAGTACCAATACCGGGGTGAACTGGTATAACGGTACCCCGATATGGACACTGGCCGAACAGCAGAGAATGTTGAGCGCCTGCTTTTACTGGGTAGGATCGGAGGCGACAATAAAGGGCGTACAGCCAACCTATTATTATCATTTTAACAAGGATATTTCTATCCATAACCGCATACAGGATGTACATAACTGGCTAATGCTGTCGCCTGAGAAACGTCCGCACCTGATTACCTTTTATTTGCCCGAGGTTGACCAGATCAGCCATAAAAAAGGGCCTGACGCGCCGGAAACCATTAAAGTCATAAAATATATTGATTCTGTTGTATATGAATTGACCAAAACAGTGGCTAAAACCGGGCTGGATGTTAATTTCATTTTCCTTTCAGATCACGGAATGGTTAAAATACCTACCGACAATCCGTTGCCGACGCCTGCAGCGCTTGATACCGCCAATTTTATTATTACATCGGGCGAGGGTTTGTTGGTAAACGTATATGCTAAAAAGGGACACGAAAATGCGGTTATGCAGGCTTATCAGCAATTACTAAAAAATGCCGGGGATAACTATAAAGTATTTTTAAAAAACAATGTGCCCGATTCCTTGCATTATGGAAAAAAAGATGACAGGGCGGGGCATATAGGTGATATTGTGCTATTGGCCAACTATCCGCATATTTTTATATTGAACAGCGCTTACGTAGAACCTGGCGCGCATGGGTACGAACCGCATGACATAAAGGATATGCAGGCCACATTTTACGCCTGGGGGCCGGATTTTAAAAAAGGCGTACAAATTCCAACATTTAATAATGTGGATGTATATGCTATTATCGCCAAGGTGCTGCGCCTAAAGATCACCGAAAAGATCGACGGAAATTCAACTATTGCCGATAAGATCGTTATTCCCTATCAAAATAAATTTTAG
- a CDS encoding BLUF domain-containing protein → MEYLIYISTAKKLLDTKELTDILHVSRRNNKQHHITGVLLYSEGTFIQLLEGEPESVNIVYDLIVRDSRHKNIIKLIHTSTDKRSFPDWTMGFKIININDMGALEGYFNPQKHIITNNDNHPGVAMIKTFADNNMYY, encoded by the coding sequence ATGGAGTACCTTATTTACATTAGTACGGCAAAAAAACTGCTTGACACTAAGGAGCTAACAGACATTTTGCACGTTAGCCGCCGTAATAATAAGCAACATCATATCACCGGTGTTTTACTTTATAGCGAGGGCACATTCATCCAGTTATTGGAGGGGGAGCCAGAATCGGTTAATATAGTTTATGACCTGATCGTACGGGATAGCCGTCATAAAAATATCATTAAACTAATCCATACATCAACAGATAAACGAAGTTTCCCCGATTGGACGATGGGGTTTAAGATCATTAACATAAACGATATGGGGGCTTTAGAAGGATATTTTAACCCGCAAAAACATATAATTACCAATAATGACAATCACCCGGGTGTAGCCATGATCAAAACATTTGCCGATAACAATATGTATTATTAG
- a CDS encoding DUF6580 family putative transport protein: MSSQQKINTRNTVLILMIVFAVAMRLVSYKFQFLSNFTPVGAVALFGGAYFNDKWKAYLVPLLTLFLSDIAINYLYTGKLVLWYGGSIYMYLCFALMVFIGTMIKKVNALNVFLASVASVLIHWLIMDLPWLYGTLYPHTIGGYMQSLVAAIPFEKNMVLGDAIYGALLFGGFELAKSKYTILRSNTELAL, translated from the coding sequence ATGTCATCTCAGCAAAAAATAAACACACGCAACACGGTATTGATATTAATGATTGTATTTGCCGTGGCCATGCGTTTGGTAAGCTACAAGTTTCAGTTTCTGAGCAATTTTACACCTGTAGGGGCAGTAGCCCTGTTTGGTGGCGCTTATTTTAACGATAAGTGGAAAGCCTACCTGGTGCCATTACTAACCTTGTTTTTGAGCGATATTGCCATTAATTATCTGTACACCGGAAAACTGGTACTGTGGTACGGCGGTTCAATTTATATGTACCTGTGCTTCGCGCTGATGGTATTTATTGGTACGATGATAAAAAAGGTAAACGCCTTGAACGTATTTTTAGCCTCGGTAGCATCGGTATTGATACACTGGCTGATCATGGATCTGCCATGGTTATATGGTACGCTTTACCCGCATACTATTGGCGGTTACATGCAATCGCTGGTGGCTGCTATTCCGTTTGAAAAGAATATGGTATTAGGCGATGCGATCTATGGCGCGCTTTTGTTCGGCGGTTTTGAACTGGCAAAAAGCAAGTACACCATTTTACGCAGCAACACCGAATTAGCTTTATAA
- a CDS encoding TonB-dependent receptor plug domain-containing protein: protein MKKNCVYVVAGLGLAQLALLSTAARAQDTARVLQDVVITATKANQKQSQTGKVTTVITRQELERSSGKSVAQLLSEQAGIVINGANANPGLNKSVYMRGADNKHTLILLDGVLIFDPSNVGGAFDLRLLSVDQIDHIEILRGGQSTLYGSDAVAGVINIITKKDGTPTPGVNGVASAGSYGTVKGNIGLTAQVKNLSYNINYSHERSDGVSEAAQPATATSFYDKDGYSQDAVNAQFGIKITDKFKINPFVRFLQGKYNYDDGGYADGGSYFTSKHLNLGTNATYNTGKGLFNFNYSYENTDRSYVSPQYGASPYTGRLNFAELYYNHQITDHIKILGGIDNRNSRINAGGTARVDSSANLLGAYASVFLNDIGSFFNLEAGGRYSHHTKFGDNWTSSFTPSFNIIQDDKLKIFWTASTSFKAPDLSALYGQFGPNPALQPEKSREYEAGFSTSPVKQFNLRVDVYQRKVTNAIVYLYPQGYINQDKQDVKGIEVEPSATVGIFTLKGYYNYFEGKAISKNAAGAASELDYLYRRPGHTFGLFAGAQVSSKFYASLNYRHYSQRYDSFYNSATFATELQSLKGYGLLDGYAEYNLVGKKLKVFADVKNILNAKYAELYGYTALGTNFNAGLSFNIR, encoded by the coding sequence ATGAAAAAAAATTGTGTTTACGTTGTTGCAGGCCTGGGGCTTGCACAACTGGCGCTGTTGAGTACAGCAGCGCGCGCGCAGGACACTGCACGTGTACTACAGGATGTAGTGATCACCGCTACAAAGGCTAATCAAAAACAATCGCAAACAGGTAAGGTGACTACGGTGATCACGCGGCAGGAACTGGAACGTAGTTCGGGCAAGTCGGTTGCGCAATTATTAAGCGAACAGGCTGGCATTGTTATTAATGGAGCGAACGCTAATCCCGGCCTTAACAAAAGTGTTTACATGCGCGGCGCCGATAACAAGCATACGCTTATTTTACTGGATGGTGTGCTGATATTCGACCCGTCAAATGTGGGCGGCGCTTTTGATCTGCGCTTGTTATCAGTCGATCAGATCGATCATATAGAGATCCTCAGGGGCGGGCAATCTACCCTTTACGGATCTGACGCTGTGGCCGGGGTGATCAATATCATTACAAAGAAAGATGGTACGCCAACACCGGGTGTTAATGGTGTGGCCAGCGCCGGAAGCTATGGTACCGTTAAAGGTAATATCGGGTTAACAGCGCAGGTAAAAAATCTAAGCTATAATATCAATTACAGCCACGAGCGCAGCGATGGTGTATCGGAAGCTGCCCAGCCTGCCACAGCAACCAGCTTTTACGATAAGGATGGATACAGCCAGGACGCGGTAAACGCGCAGTTTGGCATTAAAATTACTGATAAGTTTAAGATCAACCCGTTTGTACGCTTTTTACAAGGCAAATATAATTATGATGACGGCGGCTATGCCGATGGTGGCAGCTATTTTACCAGCAAGCACTTAAATTTGGGTACTAATGCCACTTATAATACAGGGAAGGGCTTGTTTAATTTTAACTATAGTTACGAGAATACCGACCGTAGTTATGTATCGCCACAGTATGGCGCAAGCCCGTATACCGGCCGCTTAAACTTTGCCGAATTATATTATAATCATCAAATTACCGATCATATTAAGATATTGGGTGGTATAGATAACCGTAATTCGCGCATTAATGCCGGCGGAACCGCCAGGGTAGATTCATCGGCTAATTTGCTGGGCGCTTATGCTTCGGTGTTTTTAAACGATATCGGTTCGTTTTTTAATTTAGAAGCCGGCGGAAGGTATAGCCATCATACCAAATTTGGCGATAACTGGACATCTTCATTTACACCATCGTTCAACATCATTCAAGATGATAAACTAAAGATATTCTGGACTGCGTCAACTTCATTCAAAGCGCCAGACCTTAGCGCTTTATACGGGCAATTTGGCCCTAATCCGGCCCTGCAACCCGAAAAATCGCGTGAGTACGAAGCCGGGTTCAGTACATCGCCTGTAAAACAATTTAATTTAAGGGTTGATGTTTACCAGCGTAAAGTAACTAACGCCATTGTTTACCTGTACCCGCAGGGTTATATTAACCAGGATAAGCAGGACGTGAAAGGTATCGAAGTTGAGCCCTCGGCAACGGTGGGCATTTTTACCCTGAAAGGCTATTACAATTACTTTGAAGGCAAAGCGATCAGCAAGAACGCCGCCGGCGCAGCATCAGAGTTGGATTACCTGTATCGCCGCCCTGGACATACTTTTGGTTTGTTCGCAGGTGCGCAGGTATCATCTAAGTTTTACGCCAGTCTTAACTATCGCCACTATAGTCAGCGGTATGATTCGTTCTATAATTCGGCTACTTTCGCCACCGAGCTACAAAGCCTAAAGGGTTACGGCCTGTTAGATGGCTATGCCGAGTATAACCTGGTTGGTAAAAAGTTAAAGGTATTTGCCGATGTAAAGAATATCCTGAATGCCAAATACGCGGAATTGTATGGCTACACCGCTTTAGGTACAAACTTTAATGCGGGTTTGAGTTTCAATATTCGTTAA
- a CDS encoding GNAT family N-acetyltransferase produces the protein MSITKSTITDVGELNILVNSAYRGDSSKKGWTTEANLLAGNRIDEETIVGYLANPAITILKYTNDEGSIKGCVYLEDKGDKLYLGMLSVWPEMQAAGIGRLLLQEAAVLASELSLPAISITVISTRTELIDWYIRRGFKATGEVQPFHAEEKFGIPHEPIELITMEKIVNK, from the coding sequence ATGTCTATTACAAAATCTACCATTACCGATGTCGGGGAATTGAATATATTAGTTAATTCGGCCTACAGGGGCGATAGTTCAAAAAAAGGGTGGACTACAGAAGCTAACCTGCTGGCTGGTAACCGTATTGATGAAGAAACCATCGTGGGGTATCTTGCCAACCCCGCCATCACTATTTTAAAATACACCAACGATGAGGGCTCAATAAAGGGCTGTGTTTACCTGGAAGATAAAGGCGATAAATTGTATTTAGGCATGCTTTCTGTTTGGCCTGAGATGCAGGCCGCTGGTATTGGCCGCCTGTTATTACAGGAAGCCGCAGTCCTGGCATCAGAATTGAGCCTGCCGGCTATCAGCATCACCGTTATATCTACCCGTACCGAACTGATAGATTGGTATATACGCCGCGGGTTTAAGGCTACCGGCGAAGTACAACCTTTTCATGCTGAAGAGAAATTTGGGATACCTCATGAGCCTATTGAGCTGATCACAATGGAAAAAATAGTAAATAAATGA